The genomic segment CACGTCGACATGCGCTTCGCGGGCTTCGTTGGGCACCACGTCAAGCGCGCATTCCGGGTCCGGCTCTTCATAGCCGATGGTTGGCGCAACGATCCCGTCACGCACCGCCATGATGCAGGCCAGAAGCTCGACCGCACCGGTGCCGCCGATCAGGTGGCCATGCATCGACTTGGTCGACGAGATCATCAGGCGGTCGGCATGGGCGCCGAACACATCGGCCACCGCCGCGCTTTCGGTCTTGTCATTGGCGGCCGTACCGGTGCCGTGGGCGTTGATGTAACCGACCTCCGTCGCATCGATCCGCGCATCCATCAGCGCGCCACGAATGGCCCGCGCCGCACCCTGTTTCGATGGCATCACGATATCGGACGCATCCGAGGACATGGCGAACCCGGCCACCTCCGCCAGGATCTCGGCACCGCGAGCCTTGGCGTGCTCCAACTCCTCGAAGACGAACACCCCGGCCCCCTCGCCCTGGACCATCCCGTTGCGGTTGGCCGAGAACGGGCGACAGGCGTCCTTCGACATGACGCGCAGCCCTTCCCACGCCTTCACCCCGCCAAAGCAAAGCATCGATTCCGACCCGCCGGTGATCATCACCGGGGTCACGCCGCCATGCACCATCTGAAACGCCTGCGCCATCGCGTGGTTGGAACTGGCACAGGCGGTCGAAACGGTAAAACTCGGGCCCTTGAGGTTGAACTCCATCGACACGTGGCTGGCGGCCGCGTTGTTCATCAGCTTGGGTACCACGAAGGGGTGAACGCGGTTCTTCCCCTCTTCGTAGACCGAGCGGTAATTCTCGTCGAGCGTGGTCATTCCGCCGCCCGAGTTGCCCAGAACGACGCCGGCCCGTGCGGCCAGCTCGCCGGAAAACTCCAGCCCCGCCTGCGCGATCGCCTCGCGTGCGGCGACAAGGGTGAACTGTGTGAACCGATCGTAAAGCGCAAGCTGCTGGCGGTTGAAGCGTTCCTCGGGCTCGTAGCCCTTCACCTGACCGCCAATGCGAATCGCCAGCCGTTCGACATCGCGAAACTCCAGCTCGCCGATGCCGCAGCGCCCCTCCCGCATCGCCGTCAGGGTCTCGGGCACCGAAAACCCGAGCGCATTGATCGTGCCGGCGCCCGTGATGACGACCCGTTTCACGATTTTTGTTCCGCCACCAGCTTTTCTATGCCTGCCACGATGCTGGCGACCGAAGAAATGTCGAAATCGCTTTCCTGCGGTTCGTTGGCGTTGAACGGCACCGAGATGTCGAACTCTTCCTCGATGGCGAAGATGCTCTCGACCAGCCCGAGGCTGTCGATACCGAGGTCTTCCAGCGTGCTGTCCATCGTGACGTCAGACGGCTCGAGCACGGCCTGCTCGGCAATGATCTTGATGACGCGATCCTTGATGTCCATCGCTCCGCCCTCTTCCTTTTGTCGCGCCCGATTTAGTCTTTCGCGGACGGGTTGGAAACCGTTTTCTTGAGCTCGGCCACATCGGCAAACAGGCGCTTGAGCCGGCGAAAGCCTTTGAACACCTCCATCGTGGTCTCCATCTTCATCGCCGGATAGCCCAGCATGACACGGCCCGCCGGGATGTTGGCCAGCACAATCGTACCGCCGCCGGTAATGACGTTGTCGCCGATGAAAATATTGTCGCTGACGCCGGTCTTTCCGCCGAGAACCACGTTGTTCCCGACCTTGACCGAGCCCGCGATGCCGACCTGCCCGCACAAAAGGCAGTCTTCCCCGATCTCGACGTTGTGGCCGATCATCACCAGGTTGTCGATCTTGGACCCCCGGCCGATGCGGGTGCTGCGGATCGTTCCGCAATCGACGGTGGTATTGGCGCCGATCTCGACATCGTCGCCGATCTCGACACCACCCAGGCTGTGAATGCGTGTCCAGCTCTGGGCCGCGGTCTCGCCGCGGTCGCCAAGCGTCTCGCGTACCTTTTCCACGCCGGAGGTTTCCGCCGTCACGAACGAGAACCCGTCGCCCCCGATCGCCGCGCCCGGCTGCGCGATGAACCGGTCGCCGGTGGTGACGCGCGCGCCGATCTTCACGCCTTCCCGCAGCAGGCTCATCTGCCCGATCCGGGCATCCATACCGACACTGCAATGGGGACCGATGACAGTACCGGCCCCGATCTCCGCGCCTTTCGCGATCACGCTGAACGGGCCGACGGTCACGCCCTTTTCCAGCCGGGCATCACCGTGGATCACGGCCGTCGGGTGAATGCCGTCATCCCAGCCCTGCCCCTTGTCGAGCATCGCGGTCAGGCCGGACATCGCATAGCGTGGCCGCGGAGCGAGGATCGCCGCCTCAAGCCCCAGCGCCTGCCAGTCCGCATCCTCCCAGAGCACGGCCGCGCGTGCGCCACCGTCTTTCAGGCTTTCCGCGAATTGCGGCTTCATGGCAAGGGCCAGGTGGCGCGGGCCGGCATCCGTGGGTTCGGCCAGGCCGTCGACTTCGATCCCTGTGTCGCCGACCGCCTGCGTTCCGAGCGCGGCTGCAATCTGCTCGATCGTATAGCTCATGAGACTCCCCTCGTGCTGCCGCAAAGACTTAGCCCCGTTGACGGGCCAGCGAAACCCCTCTGCCGTCACGGGGTGCGAAATCCCGCGTGTGCCGCAGCGTGACGACCGCCACCATCCGTCCAAAAGAAAAGCCCCCCGCCGTGGCGGGGGGGCCCTCTGTCGTTTAATGGTAAAGGTCTTACCGGTCGCGGCGCGAATTGACCTGCGACGACCGCGTCGACGTCGACTGGGTCTGCCGTTGGGGCGACTGAACCTGGTAGTAGGGCTCGTTCACCACCCGGACCTGCGTGCGCGGCTGCGACACCCGCACGGCTTGCGGCTGCTGCTGCCGGCGCGGCTGTGTCTGTGCCACATATTGCGGCTCGGGGATCTGCATGTCGGCCGCGTAGACCGCCGGCGAAGAGACGCCCGCATTCTTCATTGCCGCCCAGATCCGCGCGTCACGACCATAGACGTCCTGACGGTATTGCGGCTCGCCCTTGGCGTTGGTGAAGGCCGTCCGATAGATGATGTGCACCGGGATCTTCTTCTCGAGATCGACCTGGGTTTCCTGGCCGGTGTCGAGAATGCGGTGGAACATCTCTTTCGGGTTATCCGACTGCTTCGACAGAACCTCGTAGGCAAAGTCGAAGGGTTGTGCGAGGCGGATGCACCCGTGGCTGTAGGCGCGGCGCGCATGGGCAAACAGGTGCTTGCTGGGCGTGTCGTGCAGGTAGATGTTGTACTTGTTCGGGAACATGAACTTCACCAGCCCCAACGCATTGCCGTCCGACGGCGGCTGTACGAGGTTGAACGGGAAGGTGCTCGCCGAATAGGCGTTGAAGTTCACACGCGAGCGGCTGACCTGGTTGCCGGACGCATCGTACAGGCGCAGGTGGCCCGCAGCACCCGGGTTGCGCTGCATCTGCGGCAGGTATTCGTTCACCGCGATCGAGCGCGGCACGTTCCACCGCGGATTGATCACCAGGTGCTCCATCACGTCAGAGAACTCGGGGCTTCGGCGGTCGTGGGAATTGGCCCCGACAACGGCCCGGGTCTCGAAGGTAATGATGTCGTTGTCGATGATCCGCGCCGAGAAGTCGGTCAGGTTGACGAGGATA from the Roseovarius indicus genome contains:
- a CDS encoding beta-ketoacyl-[acyl-carrier-protein] synthase family protein; its protein translation is MKRVVITGAGTINALGFSVPETLTAMREGRCGIGELEFRDVERLAIRIGGQVKGYEPEERFNRQQLALYDRFTQFTLVAAREAIAQAGLEFSGELAARAGVVLGNSGGGMTTLDENYRSVYEEGKNRVHPFVVPKLMNNAAASHVSMEFNLKGPSFTVSTACASSNHAMAQAFQMVHGGVTPVMITGGSESMLCFGGVKAWEGLRVMSKDACRPFSANRNGMVQGEGAGVFVFEELEHAKARGAEILAEVAGFAMSSDASDIVMPSKQGAARAIRGALMDARIDATEVGYINAHGTGTAANDKTESAAVADVFGAHADRLMISSTKSMHGHLIGGTGAVELLACIMAVRDGIVAPTIGYEEPDPECALDVVPNEAREAHVDVALSNAFAFGGLNAVLALKRFS
- a CDS encoding acyl carrier protein; this translates as MDIKDRVIKIIAEQAVLEPSDVTMDSTLEDLGIDSLGLVESIFAIEEEFDISVPFNANEPQESDFDISSVASIVAGIEKLVAEQKS
- a CDS encoding UDP-3-O-(3-hydroxymyristoyl)glucosamine N-acyltransferase, yielding MSYTIEQIAAALGTQAVGDTGIEVDGLAEPTDAGPRHLALAMKPQFAESLKDGGARAAVLWEDADWQALGLEAAILAPRPRYAMSGLTAMLDKGQGWDDGIHPTAVIHGDARLEKGVTVGPFSVIAKGAEIGAGTVIGPHCSVGMDARIGQMSLLREGVKIGARVTTGDRFIAQPGAAIGGDGFSFVTAETSGVEKVRETLGDRGETAAQSWTRIHSLGGVEIGDDVEIGANTTVDCGTIRSTRIGRGSKIDNLVMIGHNVEIGEDCLLCGQVGIAGSVKVGNNVVLGGKTGVSDNIFIGDNVITGGGTIVLANIPAGRVMLGYPAMKMETTMEVFKGFRRLKRLFADVAELKKTVSNPSAKD
- a CDS encoding L,D-transpeptidase family protein; the encoded protein is MILRSLGASIRVSGLAIAFSAIGFSAAAAEAGITAFKQAVAEAASSDRDIAAFYRSNKFDAVWTGTTEEDRARRSALLSAMKTASMHGLPASRYETDRLLRVLSNANTPRDRGFAEVEMTKAFIQIARDMQSGALEPSSIDDGIKRNGVYKDAKTYLSGLTESGHPRAYFRTLVPQTREYARLMKEKMRLERLIETGGWGPAVQAGALEKGQSGQAVVALRDRLMTMGYLGRTSTMVYDDNIEKAVMKFQAAHGLEPDGAAGSNTLSEINTSPATRLASVLVAMERERWLNTERGSRHILVNLTDFSARIIDNDIITFETRAVVGANSHDRRSPEFSDVMEHLVINPRWNVPRSIAVNEYLPQMQRNPGAAGHLRLYDASGNQVSRSRVNFNAYSASTFPFNLVQPPSDGNALGLVKFMFPNKYNIYLHDTPSKHLFAHARRAYSHGCIRLAQPFDFAYEVLSKQSDNPKEMFHRILDTGQETQVDLEKKIPVHIIYRTAFTNAKGEPQYRQDVYGRDARIWAAMKNAGVSSPAVYAADMQIPEPQYVAQTQPRRQQQPQAVRVSQPRTQVRVVNEPYYQVQSPQRQTQSTSTRSSQVNSRRDR